DNA from Bacteroides zoogleoformans:
CAAGAAGAAAATCAAGGAACGCACCGGTCTTGTGGCCTCCGCCGGTGTGTCTTACAATAAGTTTCTTGCCAAGATTGCTTCCGATTATAGGAAGCCGGACGGACTTTGTACCATACATCCTTCTCAGGCGTTGGAATTTGTGGCGCGATTGCCCATCGAACGTTTCTGGGGGGTAGGGCCGGTGACGGCTAAAAAGATGCATCTTCTGGGCATTCATAATGGCGAACAGTTGCGTTGCCGTTCTTTGGAAATGTTGACCCGTGAGTTCGGCAAAGCGGGGGCTGCCTATTACGATTTTGCCCGTGGGATAGACCTGCGCCCGGTGGAGGCGGTGCGCATCCGTAAATCCATAGGATGCGAACATACATTGGAGAAAGATATCAACACACGTTCTTCGGTCATCATCGAATTGTATCATGTGGCGGTAGAGCTGGTGGAGCGGTTGGAACACAAGCATTTTCGAGGAAATACATTGACCTTGAAGATTAAATTCCATGATTTCAGTCAGATAACCCGTAGTATCACCCGGCCTAAGGAACTGGTTTCTCTGGATGTGATTCTTCCTTTGGCAAAACAACTGTTGAAAGAAGTGGAGTATGAGTATCACCCCATCCGACTGATAGGTTTATCCGTATCCAATCCTCATGAAGAGAGGCAGGCGGGAATCGGTGTCTGGGAACAATTGAGTTTTGAATTCACTGACCGGTGAACAATATGAAGTGATATAAAGAAGAAGGGCGGAGGACCATTTCGGTCTTCCGCCCTTCCTTCATTTTATTTTAAAGGTGTTTTTTACATGGTAAAGTGAGACTGCTTTGTAAGCAGCTTTTGAAGTTTGCCATTCAGTGTCTGGCACATAGTACCGTTGCCCATTGCTTGATAGCGTTTGATTTGGTACTGTAACATCATGATTTCATTTGCATTCTTTTTCATAATTGTCTTCTTTTTGTGCTTTCCGCGTTTCGGAAAGCGGGTTTTACTTTTTTCTTTCGCACTGCAAAGATACGACTTTATTTCGATAAAACATGTTTTATAACATAAAAAATAGATTTTTCCCCTTTATTGTCTTTAGAATGGCGTAGATTGCAATCTGTATATAACAAAAATATTGCATATCTTTGCGTCTGTATAATTGTGTACCTATCATGTTTATGAGCAAATTGGCAGAACTCCTGAGAAGCCCCTATCCGATATTCTATCAACGCTGGAAGGCGGTGGTGCTGCCTTCGGCTGTTATTTTTCTGATATTGTATTTGTTGCAACCGTTTGGAATCTCGGAAATGCAGTATAGTAAATTTCCCGTACTGCTGGGCTATGGGGTGGTCACTTTGCTTGCATCGTCTTCGGTGGTTTATCTGTTTCCTTTACTGTTTCCTGCCTATTATAGAGAAGAGAGATGGACGTTAGGAAAAAACTTGCTGAATATTTTAACCACCTGTTTTATGGTTATCATTGGCATTTGGTTATACACTTCTTTTCTGTTTGGAGTTGCTTTGAATATCAGCTTGTTTTTGCTTTGTTCAATGTGGGTGTTGCTGCTATCTCCGTTCCCTGTAGTGTTTTTTCTGATGTGGAATCGAAACCTGCAACTGACCCGTAACTTGAGGGAAGCTACGGAAATAAATCTTCATCTTTCAAAAGAAATGTCTTTGGAAGACATGGAGAACAGACTGGTAGAAAAGTTTTCTTCAGGGAGAATATTGACTTTCACCGGAGGGAGCAAGGAGGTCTTTGATGTTGTAGCGGAAGATTTTCTTTATGCGGAGGCAGAGGGGAATTATATCAAAGTGGCTTATCGTCCGGACAGAGAAAAACCGGTTGTCAAAAAGCTGTTGCGTTCCACCGTGAAGCAGGCGGAGGAAGCTGTCGCGGTTTGCCCTTTCATTATCCGCAGCCATAGGGCATTTCTTGTAAATGTAAGGAGGGTGGTGAAAGTAGTCGGAAACTCACAGGGATATAAATTGAGCCTCGAAGGGTGCGAAGAGGAAATACCCGTTTCGCGCGCTTATGCCAAAAAGGTGAGAACATTGATTGAAAACCGGATAAAAAGGTAGTCATTCGTCACGGAAATATACTGTTCATCACAAAGAAGTTGTTGGTCGTCACATATCCGGGCTGTCTGTCCCGGATATTTTTTTGTCTTGTATCCTTCCT
Protein-coding regions in this window:
- the dinB gene encoding DNA polymerase IV, giving the protein MNERKIIHIDMDAFYASVEQRDHPELRGKPIAVGRVEERGVVAAASYEARRFGVRSAMSSLKAKRLCPQLIFVPGRMEVYKSVSRRIHEVFHEYTDIIEPISLDEAFLDVTENKPGILLAVDIAEEIKKKIKERTGLVASAGVSYNKFLAKIASDYRKPDGLCTIHPSQALEFVARLPIERFWGVGPVTAKKMHLLGIHNGEQLRCRSLEMLTREFGKAGAAYYDFARGIDLRPVEAVRIRKSIGCEHTLEKDINTRSSVIIELYHVAVELVERLEHKHFRGNTLTLKIKFHDFSQITRSITRPKELVSLDVILPLAKQLLKEVEYEYHPIRLIGLSVSNPHEERQAGIGVWEQLSFEFTDR
- a CDS encoding LytTR family transcriptional regulator DNA-binding domain-containing protein, which gives rise to MSKLAELLRSPYPIFYQRWKAVVLPSAVIFLILYLLQPFGISEMQYSKFPVLLGYGVVTLLASSSVVYLFPLLFPAYYREERWTLGKNLLNILTTCFMVIIGIWLYTSFLFGVALNISLFLLCSMWVLLLSPFPVVFFLMWNRNLQLTRNLREATEINLHLSKEMSLEDMENRLVEKFSSGRILTFTGGSKEVFDVVAEDFLYAEAEGNYIKVAYRPDREKPVVKKLLRSTVKQAEEAVAVCPFIIRSHRAFLVNVRRVVKVVGNSQGYKLSLEGCEEEIPVSRAYAKKVRTLIENRIKR